Proteins encoded together in one Roseibacterium elongatum DSM 19469 window:
- the ccoS gene encoding cbb3-type cytochrome oxidase assembly protein CcoS has translation MDILGLLIPVSLFLGLLGLAFFFWMLRRGQFDDPDGDANRILSEDYDDKPKK, from the coding sequence ATGGACATTCTCGGCCTGCTCATCCCCGTCAGCCTGTTTCTCGGGTTGCTCGGACTGGCCTTTTTCTTCTGGATGCTGCGCCGCGGGCAGTTCGACGACCCCGACGGGGATGCCAACCGCATCTTGTCCGAGGATTACGACGACAAGCCCAAGAAATGA